A genomic segment from Polyangium mundeleinium encodes:
- a CDS encoding trypsin-like serine peptidase: MTTSNRAIKTFLQANSAAPSLRSGGVDRAARSFLVADEEIERIEAMVVAKQPDLPLLLLRADATYEPIAEEIRHHRAYQHVPRSLVGPSGELQGLLALQALVPQIQKENEPTWRPELVEELSGAAKQLLDIEVPADLVEVYRLARKTRGDAVKALLDADLFPREGPRSDPRIDTVKKGLPGRDDRGSEWADSVVQVTANGLKPKVGSGVFLGSYLVLTAAHVVVGAHSVTVGSPRLGRSFRVRDVKVHPGFSQGRVDCDYALIEVEHAPGLGVWRKRDFGASGGRHSVVRYGFPTSGSRFGEGSVERIGNGRAFFSDDLTVPPGASGGGLFHASGDKVYLVGITTNDDTPTGPNKSYVGLALSGMYELLPEKQ; this comes from the coding sequence ATGACGACCTCGAACAGGGCCATCAAGACATTTCTCCAGGCGAACAGCGCCGCTCCCTCGCTCAGGTCCGGCGGCGTCGATCGCGCCGCGCGGAGCTTCCTCGTGGCAGACGAGGAAATCGAGCGCATCGAGGCAATGGTCGTCGCGAAACAGCCGGACCTCCCCCTCCTCCTCCTGCGCGCGGACGCGACGTATGAACCGATCGCCGAGGAGATCCGCCATCATCGCGCCTACCAGCACGTGCCCCGCAGCCTGGTGGGGCCGTCCGGCGAGCTCCAGGGGCTGCTCGCCCTGCAGGCCCTCGTCCCGCAGATCCAGAAGGAGAACGAGCCGACGTGGCGTCCGGAGCTCGTCGAGGAGCTCTCCGGGGCGGCGAAGCAGCTCCTCGACATCGAGGTGCCGGCGGACCTCGTCGAGGTCTACCGCTTGGCGCGGAAGACACGCGGGGACGCCGTGAAGGCGCTGCTCGACGCGGATCTCTTCCCACGCGAAGGTCCGAGGAGCGACCCGCGCATCGATACGGTCAAGAAGGGGCTCCCGGGGCGAGATGACCGGGGCTCCGAATGGGCGGACTCGGTCGTCCAGGTCACGGCGAACGGATTGAAGCCGAAGGTGGGCTCGGGCGTGTTCCTCGGTTCGTACCTGGTCCTGACCGCGGCGCACGTGGTCGTGGGCGCCCACTCCGTGACGGTCGGCTCACCGAGGCTCGGCCGTTCGTTCAGGGTTCGCGATGTGAAGGTGCATCCCGGGTTCTCGCAGGGCCGCGTGGATTGCGACTATGCGCTCATCGAGGTCGAACACGCGCCCGGCCTCGGGGTCTGGCGCAAGCGCGACTTCGGCGCCTCGGGCGGGCGCCATTCCGTGGTGCGGTATGGCTTCCCGACGAGCGGCTCGCGCTTCGGCGAGGGCTCGGTGGAGCGGATCGGGAACGGCCGCGCCTTTTTCTCGGACGATCTGACCGTGCCCCCGGGCGCCAGCGGCGGCGGTCTTTTTCATGCATCGGGGGACAAGGTCTACCTCGTGGGAATCACGACCAATGACGACACACCAACGGGGCCCAACAAATCATACGTGGGGCTCGCATTGAGCGGCATGTACGAATTACTCCCGGAGAAGCAATGA
- a CDS encoding universal stress protein, translating into MTRKKILLATDLSCRCDRALDRAALLASTWHASLTVVHALEESPSVTDLPSWRQTLTPAQLALQQIRADMPKAPDVHVDMVVEQGDPASVLLGAIERLEPDLVVTGVARGETLGRMLLGTTVEQIVRKSRVPLLVVKSRPHDAYRNVMLTSDYSESSQRALPTALPLLPASAKISLFHAYDVLFEGHIDDRISARDAAHHRATDEGLAFVANLRANAGTGHAIPLICEYGDPGVLLSDLTHTRGLDLVVLGTAGRTGLLGALLGSVALRLLATLPSDVLIVRPTTG; encoded by the coding sequence GTGACGCGCAAGAAAATCCTCCTCGCGACCGACCTGAGCTGCCGTTGTGATCGCGCCCTGGACCGCGCGGCCCTCCTCGCCTCCACGTGGCACGCGAGCCTCACGGTCGTGCATGCGCTCGAGGAATCGCCGTCGGTGACGGACCTCCCCTCGTGGCGCCAGACGCTCACCCCCGCGCAGCTCGCCTTGCAGCAGATCCGCGCCGACATGCCCAAGGCCCCGGATGTCCACGTCGACATGGTGGTGGAGCAAGGTGATCCGGCGTCGGTCCTCCTCGGGGCCATCGAGCGGCTGGAGCCCGATCTCGTCGTGACCGGCGTGGCGCGCGGCGAGACGCTCGGGCGCATGCTCCTCGGCACCACCGTCGAGCAGATCGTCCGCAAGTCCAGGGTCCCGCTGCTCGTCGTGAAGTCGCGGCCCCACGACGCCTACCGGAACGTGATGCTCACGTCCGACTACTCCGAGAGCTCCCAGCGCGCGCTGCCGACGGCGCTCCCCCTGCTCCCGGCAAGCGCGAAGATCAGCCTCTTCCACGCCTACGACGTCCTCTTCGAGGGACACATCGACGACCGGATCTCCGCGCGCGATGCGGCGCATCACCGGGCGACGGACGAGGGACTCGCGTTCGTCGCGAACCTCCGCGCGAACGCCGGAACGGGCCACGCCATCCCGCTGATCTGCGAATACGGCGACCCCGGCGTGCTCCTGTCCGATCTCACCCATACACGCGGGCTCGACCTCGTCGTGCTCGGCACCGCCGGCCGCACCGGGCTCCTTGGCGCCCTCCTCGGCAGCGTGGCCCTGCGGCTGCTCGCCACGCTGCCGAGCGACGTGCTGATCGTGCGCCCGACGACCGGCTGA
- a CDS encoding S9 family peptidase: MRTRFPTLLVLALLGCGAAPASGPATPSATSTAPASPSAAALPPWTTPATPAAPAASAPAAVPTLPAETHPETRPLAVDVASLPRIQAVSISPDGQQVAYVVKETRLDPDAQPSDSDTSGGWKSEAQLWVVGRAGGTPRQLTRAEKSVGNPRWLPDGRAVAFVRAQGKGRKIHVLPLDGGEAEVLDLGELEFEDYDFSPDGRALAFTAAPPLTAAEKEATWRNGGVVDEASHFRSSQLWVLPRGGKVPRRVTSGKENVITFRWSPDGRTFAVITSPSAEPHDAAISHSVRILGAADGALVRELTREPRPLGSLAWSPDGRHLAVHSGKNTLSMLNALHVYEVAGGRSWDLADKLDATITSFAWSGDSRNLTLVVAERTGTKLVRIPAAGGSATQLGRTTRILGPLGTTDRSGRFAATVSSAPTDPHAPTVVDLQTGALQVVAPQAPRVAGWTLAKSEVVRWKNADGMEIEGVLTVSPHAGAGPAPLLVYPHGGPDDVSQDGFSPFAQYMAARGYSVLRPNYRGSFGYGQAFYAANRGRLGEVEFADIESGVDALIKAGRVDPQRLYYGGWSWGGFVTAWTIGHTRRYRAALVGAGVVDVVAQYANSDINHGAAAEWEFRGNPWKQPEEFADSNPLRSVSKVVTPTLIAHGDEDARVPPINGWLLYRALTDIGCEVRFHRYPREPHGFGEPAHQVHLWTTWAAWYAAH; the protein is encoded by the coding sequence ATGCGCACGCGTTTTCCGACCTTGCTGGTCCTCGCCCTCCTCGGCTGCGGCGCGGCCCCTGCCTCGGGCCCCGCCACGCCTTCCGCGACGTCCACGGCCCCCGCCTCCCCGAGCGCGGCCGCGCTGCCCCCGTGGACCACGCCCGCCACGCCCGCCGCGCCCGCCGCCTCCGCGCCGGCCGCCGTGCCCACGCTCCCGGCGGAGACGCACCCCGAGACGCGCCCGCTCGCGGTGGACGTCGCGTCCCTGCCGCGCATCCAGGCCGTCAGCATCTCCCCGGACGGGCAGCAGGTCGCCTACGTCGTGAAAGAGACGCGGCTCGACCCGGACGCACAGCCCTCGGACAGCGACACGTCCGGCGGCTGGAAGTCCGAGGCGCAGCTCTGGGTGGTGGGGCGCGCGGGTGGGACGCCCCGGCAGCTCACGCGGGCTGAAAAATCGGTCGGAAACCCGAGGTGGCTGCCCGATGGGCGCGCCGTCGCGTTCGTGCGCGCGCAGGGCAAGGGGCGCAAGATCCACGTGCTCCCGCTCGACGGCGGCGAGGCCGAGGTGCTCGACCTCGGCGAGCTCGAATTCGAGGACTACGATTTCTCGCCGGACGGGCGCGCCCTCGCCTTCACGGCCGCGCCGCCGCTCACTGCGGCCGAGAAAGAGGCCACCTGGCGCAATGGCGGCGTGGTCGACGAGGCCAGCCACTTCAGGTCGTCGCAGCTCTGGGTGCTTCCGCGGGGCGGCAAGGTTCCGCGGCGGGTGACGTCGGGCAAGGAGAACGTGATCACGTTCCGCTGGTCGCCGGATGGGCGGACGTTCGCGGTGATCACCTCGCCGTCGGCGGAGCCCCATGACGCGGCCATCTCGCACTCGGTGCGTATCCTCGGCGCCGCCGACGGGGCCCTCGTCCGCGAGCTGACCCGGGAGCCGCGGCCGCTCGGGAGCCTCGCGTGGTCGCCGGACGGGCGCCACCTGGCCGTGCACAGCGGCAAGAACACGCTCTCGATGCTCAACGCGCTCCATGTGTACGAAGTCGCGGGCGGGCGCTCCTGGGACTTGGCGGACAAGCTCGACGCGACGATCACGAGCTTCGCGTGGTCGGGCGACAGCCGGAACCTGACCCTGGTCGTCGCCGAGCGGACCGGGACCAAGCTCGTGCGCATCCCCGCCGCGGGTGGCAGCGCCACCCAGCTCGGCCGGACGACGCGTATCCTCGGCCCCCTCGGCACGACGGACCGATCGGGGCGGTTTGCGGCGACCGTCTCGTCCGCGCCGACCGATCCCCACGCGCCGACGGTGGTCGACCTGCAAACCGGCGCGCTCCAGGTGGTCGCGCCGCAAGCGCCGCGCGTGGCGGGATGGACGCTCGCGAAGAGCGAGGTGGTGCGCTGGAAGAATGCGGACGGCATGGAGATCGAGGGCGTTCTCACGGTCTCGCCGCACGCGGGCGCCGGGCCGGCGCCGCTTTTGGTCTACCCGCACGGCGGGCCCGACGACGTGAGCCAGGACGGGTTCAGCCCGTTCGCGCAGTACATGGCGGCGCGCGGCTACTCCGTCCTGCGCCCGAACTACCGCGGCAGCTTCGGGTATGGGCAGGCCTTTTACGCGGCGAACCGGGGCCGGCTGGGCGAGGTCGAGTTCGCCGACATCGAGAGCGGCGTGGACGCGCTCATCAAGGCCGGGCGTGTCGATCCGCAGCGGCTTTATTATGGCGGCTGGTCCTGGGGCGGATTCGTCACCGCATGGACCATCGGCCACACGCGCCGCTACCGGGCCGCGCTGGTGGGCGCCGGGGTCGTGGACGTGGTGGCGCAGTATGCGAACTCGGACATCAACCATGGCGCGGCCGCGGAATGGGAGTTCCGCGGCAATCCCTGGAAGCAGCCCGAGGAGTTCGCCGACTCGAACCCGCTGCGCTCGGTGAGCAAGGTGGTCACCCCTACGTTGATCGCGCACGGCGACGAGGACGCGCGCGTGCCCCCGATCAACGGCTGGCTCCTCTACCGTGCCCTGACCGACATCGGTTGTGAGGTGCGCTTCCACCGCTACCCCCGCGAGCCCCACGGCTTCGGGGAGCCAGCCCACCAGGTGCACCTCTGGACCACCTGGGCGGCCTGGTACGCGGCGCACTGA
- a CDS encoding bifunctional homocysteine S-methyltransferase/methylenetetrahydrofolate reductase: MSSAPPALTPKPTRFLDAVRRGVLVVDGGMGTQIYERGVLFNVNYEELVVSRPELVLRIHEDYVRAGAQVVETNTFGANRVRLARHGYADRVREFNVAAAQLARKAVGDRGHVAGAIGPSGLVFAAFGEDDRTRVRDAFREQAEALTEGGADVLLLETMRQPEELFLAIEGVRSAVSDALPIVAHVSVDADLTLSDGTPVADIGARLRDVGCNVIGVNCSDGPQVVLAAIEKLLPLGIPLSAIPNAGIPRRVDDRFIYVSTPEYFGVFARRLCKLGVRLIGGCCGTTPEHVRRMAAAARMEASAAAGACEDPGPLWVGVADSSIPPEPPVLVIGQRPVATAEKSKLASKIGKKFVVSVEVNPPVGVDPTSAIQAAKMLVTGGVDIINIADGARAQARMSNLALAVRMQEELGVETLLHVCGRDRNLLGQVAHLLGAHALGIRNLVVVTGDPPKMGDFPDATAVYDLDSIGILRLASRLNAGIDPGGKPLGGVTSFFCATGAEPAALNYEREMERLKLKKRAGAELIMTQPVYDPNVLDRFLKDVEPLGLPVLVGILPLASHKNAEFLHNEVPGMQIPRDVRDRMQRAGSGPAARKEGVAIAREMLAAVRNRVAGAYIMPPLGRYELALEVMDGIV, from the coding sequence ATGTCGAGCGCCCCGCCTGCCCTGACCCCGAAACCCACGCGTTTCCTCGACGCCGTTCGTCGCGGCGTGCTCGTCGTCGACGGGGGCATGGGGACGCAGATCTACGAGCGAGGCGTCCTCTTCAACGTCAACTACGAAGAGCTCGTCGTCTCGCGCCCGGAGCTCGTCCTCCGCATCCACGAAGACTACGTGCGCGCCGGCGCCCAGGTGGTCGAGACCAACACCTTCGGCGCCAACCGCGTCCGGCTCGCCCGCCACGGCTACGCCGACCGCGTCCGCGAGTTCAACGTCGCCGCCGCCCAGCTCGCCCGCAAGGCCGTGGGCGACCGTGGCCACGTCGCCGGCGCCATTGGCCCGAGCGGCCTCGTGTTCGCCGCCTTCGGCGAGGACGACCGCACCCGCGTGCGCGACGCCTTCCGCGAGCAGGCCGAAGCCCTCACCGAGGGCGGCGCCGACGTCCTCCTGCTCGAAACGATGCGCCAGCCCGAGGAGCTGTTCCTCGCCATCGAAGGCGTCCGCAGCGCCGTCAGCGACGCCTTGCCCATCGTCGCCCATGTCTCCGTCGACGCCGACCTCACCCTCTCCGACGGCACGCCCGTCGCCGACATCGGCGCCCGCCTGCGCGACGTCGGCTGCAATGTCATCGGCGTCAATTGCTCCGACGGCCCCCAGGTCGTCCTCGCCGCGATCGAAAAACTCCTGCCGCTCGGCATTCCGCTCTCGGCCATCCCCAACGCCGGCATTCCCCGCCGCGTCGACGACCGCTTCATTTACGTCTCCACGCCCGAATACTTCGGCGTCTTTGCCCGGAGGCTCTGCAAGCTCGGCGTCCGCCTCATCGGCGGCTGCTGCGGCACCACCCCCGAGCACGTTCGCCGCATGGCCGCCGCCGCGCGCATGGAGGCGAGCGCCGCCGCGGGCGCGTGCGAGGATCCCGGTCCCCTCTGGGTCGGGGTCGCCGATAGCAGCATTCCCCCCGAGCCGCCCGTCCTGGTGATCGGCCAGCGGCCCGTCGCCACGGCGGAAAAGAGCAAACTCGCGTCCAAGATCGGCAAGAAGTTCGTCGTCTCCGTCGAGGTGAACCCGCCCGTCGGCGTCGACCCCACCTCGGCCATCCAGGCCGCGAAGATGCTCGTCACGGGTGGCGTCGACATCATCAACATCGCGGACGGCGCGCGCGCCCAGGCGCGCATGTCGAACCTCGCGCTCGCCGTGCGCATGCAGGAAGAGCTCGGCGTCGAGACGCTCTTGCACGTCTGCGGCCGGGATCGGAACCTGCTCGGGCAGGTCGCGCACCTCCTCGGCGCCCACGCGCTCGGCATTCGCAACCTCGTCGTGGTCACCGGCGATCCCCCCAAGATGGGCGATTTCCCGGACGCGACGGCCGTCTACGACCTCGACTCGATCGGCATCCTCCGCCTCGCCTCCCGCCTCAATGCCGGCATCGATCCCGGCGGCAAGCCGCTCGGCGGCGTCACCTCGTTTTTCTGCGCGACGGGCGCCGAGCCCGCGGCCTTGAACTACGAGCGCGAAATGGAGCGCCTCAAGCTGAAGAAACGCGCCGGCGCCGAATTGATCATGACGCAGCCGGTCTACGACCCGAACGTGCTCGATCGATTCTTGAAAGACGTCGAGCCCCTCGGCCTGCCCGTCCTCGTCGGCATCCTGCCGCTCGCGAGCCACAAGAATGCCGAGTTCCTCCACAACGAGGTCCCCGGCATGCAGATCCCGCGGGACGTGCGCGACCGCATGCAACGCGCCGGCAGCGGCCCCGCCGCGCGCAAGGAGGGCGTCGCCATTGCCCGGGAGATGCTCGCGGCGGTGCGAAATCGCGTCGCGGGGGCGTACATCATGCCGCCGCTCGGGCGGTACGAGCTCGCGCTCGAGGTGATGGACGGGATCGTGTGA
- a CDS encoding O-acetyl-ADP-ribose deacetylase — MPREFAVGPCKVSLVEGDITTEDVDAIANAANAGLLGGGGVDGAIHRAAGPELVAACREVKKTLPGGLLRTGGAVITPGFRLRGRHVIHCVGPVYEREGARAPGLLASCHTEALHLCREQGLSSIAFPAISTGVYGYPLDEAARVSLTAVRDDLRAHGAPSFVRMVLFGARALSAFERAADDVFGGTP; from the coding sequence ATGCCGCGCGAGTTCGCCGTGGGTCCCTGCAAAGTCTCCCTGGTCGAAGGTGACATCACGACCGAGGACGTCGACGCCATTGCCAATGCCGCAAATGCCGGGCTGCTCGGCGGCGGCGGCGTGGACGGCGCCATTCACCGGGCCGCGGGTCCCGAGCTCGTCGCCGCTTGCCGCGAGGTGAAAAAGACCCTCCCCGGTGGCCTTTTGCGGACCGGCGGGGCCGTGATCACGCCCGGGTTCCGCCTGCGCGGAAGGCACGTGATTCACTGCGTCGGCCCGGTGTACGAGCGCGAGGGCGCGCGGGCGCCGGGGCTGCTCGCGAGCTGTCATACCGAGGCGCTGCACCTTTGCCGCGAGCAGGGTCTGTCGTCCATCGCATTCCCCGCGATCAGCACGGGTGTGTACGGCTATCCGCTCGACGAGGCCGCGCGCGTGTCGCTCACGGCGGTGCGGGACGACCTGCGCGCCCACGGCGCGCCGTCCTTCGTGCGGATGGTGCTGTTCGGGGCGCGCGCGCTTTCGGCATTCGAGCGCGCAGCCGACGATGTCTTCGGCGGGACCCCCTGA
- a CDS encoding sigma factor-like helix-turn-helix DNA-binding protein, producing MRGGRGEDVCNNGAVIEKERIARGAFEAGLPEPLRGALDARAEAALARAAARGREAWPAVQIEDEVWFGHLARKLRDGEPLAAQLDAIDAGGLYLAAACLRGVPAALEAFEREVLPSARRALSMRADEARVDEMLQRTRTRLLTELHGPPKLALYAGRGPVGGFVRTVAVHLLANDEAAAKPIEDDDDALAALPEAADVEAGLCRLDQQQHFRAAFREALATLSSRDRALLRLSLLDGLSIDDIAPMYGAHRATVARWLGAARDLLATRTRQALASRLRLRPDDLESLLGGVLSRFDLSLSRLLRESHGAEAPPDAT from the coding sequence ATGCGCGGTGGTCGCGGGGAGGACGTGTGCAACAATGGCGCCGTGATCGAGAAGGAGAGGATTGCACGAGGAGCCTTCGAGGCGGGCCTGCCCGAGCCGCTGCGTGGCGCGCTCGACGCGCGGGCCGAAGCCGCGCTCGCGCGGGCAGCGGCGCGCGGCCGCGAGGCGTGGCCCGCGGTGCAGATCGAGGACGAGGTGTGGTTCGGTCACCTGGCCCGCAAGCTCCGCGATGGCGAGCCCCTCGCGGCGCAGCTCGATGCCATCGACGCGGGCGGCCTGTACCTCGCCGCCGCTTGCTTGCGCGGCGTGCCTGCGGCGCTCGAAGCGTTCGAGCGGGAGGTCTTGCCCTCGGCGCGACGCGCGCTGTCGATGCGCGCCGACGAAGCGCGCGTCGATGAGATGCTGCAACGGACGCGCACGCGCCTGCTCACGGAGCTTCACGGCCCCCCCAAGCTCGCGCTGTACGCCGGTCGCGGGCCCGTCGGCGGGTTCGTACGCACCGTCGCGGTCCACCTCCTCGCGAACGACGAGGCCGCGGCGAAGCCCATCGAGGACGACGACGACGCGCTGGCCGCGCTGCCCGAGGCCGCCGACGTGGAGGCGGGGCTCTGCCGGCTGGACCAGCAGCAGCACTTTCGCGCGGCCTTTCGGGAGGCGCTCGCGACGCTCTCGTCGCGCGACCGCGCGCTTTTGCGCCTCAGCTTGCTCGATGGCCTCTCGATCGACGACATCGCGCCGATGTACGGCGCCCATCGCGCGACCGTGGCCCGCTGGCTCGGCGCCGCGCGCGACCTCTTGGCCACGCGGACCCGGCAGGCGCTCGCCAGCCGCCTGCGCCTGCGCCCGGACGACCTCGAGAGCCTGCTCGGCGGCGTGCTCAGCCGTTTCGACCTCAGCCTGTCCCGCCTGCTGCGCGAGTCCCACGGCGCCGAGGCCCCGCCTGATGCGACCTGA
- a CDS encoding serine/threonine-protein kinase — MACLDENLLFELSVGQLDGAALAKAEEHLDTCPRCRRVVAATLRASGAAAPKPPALVQRGTAIGRYLVVERVGVGAMGQVFAAYDPELDRKVALKLLRFSSRSGAEEEQRRARLAREAQTLARLSHPNVVTVFDVGTWEQQFFIALEFVPGGSARAWATREPRTWREIVQLWIQVGRGLAAAHAAGVVHRDLKPDNVLVRADGRAQVTDFGLAAETRLGDEAAAPTEMALTETGALLGTPVYMAPDQLEGAPATEASDQFAFCVSLWEALHGERPFAGHTIAELARVVRAQAPRAPASSPVPPAVRRLLQCGLHPDPRERHASMTALVDALERATEAPRRFGLPMRIGAALLALVVVVVVVVARPNEAVRRHPTCVLAEERHRAGWDEARRAVVREGFDRTGLSYAAQAFGAVDSAVSARASAWRAERAEACEALVEAPQPDPLFRARVACLDERLAELDAAVEVLSLGGADAVNRATSVVERMAPLDACVAARAGPADAEPCEACVAIRADVQRGRTLQQLGKFAEAERVTQGALAREAPPNAAAARAALLVEHARTLEPLGRLDEAEREIFDAALAAHRVGSRALAAEAFAELAYVVGYLRARPDDGERWASQADALLGPDDAPLLDRVATVRGVIEARRGNLRLAEEHFRRVEESVRKRLGAAHPSRARVLSNLASAILHQGRFDDALPLLKESYDLSVAALGADHPDAFQALNSYGAALGNAGRFTEAVPVFEAALAGYKRTLGANHPRIGRAASNLAEALYRLKRYPDARARYIESAAALERALGPDAPDRARALTGLGQVYVAEGACAEGLDETQRALAICAKSACEPEDAAVLEFLHAKAWVCAGHAKAQALPHARRAVELFRSLGRPGTEAQIAEIEAWLR, encoded by the coding sequence ATGGCCTGCCTCGACGAGAACCTCTTGTTCGAGTTGTCCGTCGGGCAGCTCGACGGGGCCGCCTTGGCCAAGGCCGAAGAGCACCTCGACACCTGCCCCCGCTGCCGGCGCGTGGTGGCCGCGACGCTGCGCGCGAGCGGGGCCGCCGCGCCGAAGCCCCCGGCCCTCGTGCAACGCGGGACGGCGATCGGCCGCTACCTCGTCGTGGAGCGGGTCGGCGTCGGCGCCATGGGGCAGGTGTTCGCCGCCTACGATCCCGAGCTCGACCGCAAGGTGGCGCTGAAGCTTTTGCGCTTCTCGTCGCGGTCAGGCGCGGAGGAGGAGCAGCGGCGCGCGCGGCTCGCGCGCGAGGCCCAAACGCTGGCGCGCCTGTCGCACCCGAACGTCGTGACCGTGTTCGACGTGGGGACGTGGGAGCAGCAGTTTTTCATCGCGCTCGAGTTCGTCCCCGGCGGGTCGGCCCGCGCATGGGCCACGCGAGAACCGCGCACGTGGCGCGAGATCGTGCAGCTATGGATCCAGGTCGGGCGCGGGCTCGCCGCGGCGCACGCAGCCGGGGTCGTGCACCGGGACCTGAAGCCCGACAACGTGCTCGTGCGCGCCGATGGTCGCGCGCAGGTCACCGACTTCGGCCTGGCCGCCGAAACACGGCTCGGCGACGAAGCGGCCGCGCCGACCGAGATGGCCCTCACGGAGACGGGCGCGCTCCTCGGGACGCCGGTCTACATGGCGCCGGATCAGCTCGAAGGCGCGCCGGCCACCGAGGCCTCCGATCAGTTCGCGTTCTGCGTGTCGTTATGGGAAGCGCTGCATGGCGAGCGCCCCTTCGCCGGTCACACGATCGCCGAGCTCGCGCGGGTCGTGCGGGCGCAGGCGCCCCGCGCGCCGGCCTCGTCGCCGGTGCCTCCCGCCGTGCGTCGCCTGCTGCAATGCGGGCTCCATCCCGATCCACGCGAACGTCATGCTTCGATGACCGCGCTCGTCGACGCGCTCGAACGCGCGACCGAGGCGCCTCGTCGTTTCGGCCTCCCGATGCGGATCGGCGCGGCCTTGCTGGCCCTCGTCGTCGTCGTCGTCGTCGTCGTCGCGCGGCCGAACGAGGCCGTCCGCCGTCACCCGACGTGCGTGCTCGCCGAGGAGCGGCACCGGGCCGGGTGGGACGAGGCGCGCCGCGCCGTGGTGCGCGAGGGCTTCGACCGCACGGGCCTCTCGTATGCCGCGCAGGCCTTTGGCGCCGTCGACAGCGCGGTCTCGGCACGCGCGTCCGCCTGGCGGGCCGAGCGCGCCGAGGCGTGCGAGGCGCTCGTCGAAGCGCCGCAGCCCGATCCCCTCTTCCGCGCGCGTGTCGCGTGCCTGGATGAACGCCTGGCGGAGCTCGATGCCGCGGTCGAGGTGCTCTCGCTCGGCGGGGCCGACGCGGTCAACCGCGCGACGTCCGTCGTCGAGCGAATGGCGCCGCTCGACGCCTGCGTGGCAGCCCGCGCCGGACCTGCCGACGCGGAGCCGTGCGAGGCGTGCGTGGCGATCCGCGCCGACGTGCAGCGCGGAAGGACCCTGCAACAGCTCGGAAAATTCGCCGAGGCCGAGCGTGTCACCCAGGGCGCGCTCGCGCGCGAGGCGCCGCCGAACGCCGCCGCCGCGCGGGCCGCGCTCCTCGTCGAGCACGCGCGCACGCTCGAGCCGCTCGGCCGCCTCGACGAGGCCGAGCGCGAGATATTCGACGCAGCGCTGGCCGCGCACCGGGTGGGAAGCCGCGCCCTCGCCGCCGAGGCGTTCGCGGAGCTCGCCTACGTCGTCGGGTACCTGCGCGCGCGTCCCGATGACGGCGAGCGATGGGCGTCGCAAGCGGACGCGCTGCTCGGCCCCGACGATGCGCCGCTCCTCGATCGCGTCGCCACGGTGCGCGGGGTCATCGAGGCGCGCCGCGGCAACCTGCGGCTGGCCGAGGAGCATTTTCGCCGCGTGGAGGAGAGCGTCCGCAAGCGGCTCGGCGCGGCGCACCCGAGCCGCGCCCGCGTGCTCTCCAATCTGGCGAGCGCGATCTTGCACCAGGGTCGCTTCGACGACGCGCTGCCGTTGCTGAAGGAGTCGTACGACCTCTCCGTCGCGGCGCTCGGCGCCGATCACCCCGACGCGTTCCAGGCGCTCAATTCCTACGGCGCGGCGCTCGGCAACGCCGGCCGCTTCACGGAGGCGGTCCCGGTGTTCGAGGCGGCGCTCGCCGGATACAAGCGCACGCTCGGCGCGAACCATCCGCGGATTGGCCGTGCGGCCTCGAACCTCGCCGAGGCGCTCTACCGCCTGAAGCGATATCCGGACGCGCGCGCTCGTTACATCGAGTCGGCGGCGGCCTTGGAGCGGGCCCTCGGGCCCGATGCGCCGGACCGCGCGCGCGCGCTCACGGGCCTCGGCCAGGTGTACGTCGCGGAGGGCGCGTGCGCCGAAGGCCTCGACGAGACGCAGCGGGCGCTCGCCATCTGCGCGAAGTCCGCGTGCGAGCCCGAGGACGCGGCGGTCCTCGAGTTCCTGCACGCGAAGGCGTGGGTCTGCGCAGGCCACGCGAAGGCCCAGGCCCTCCCGCACGCCCGCCGCGCCGTCGAGCTCTTCCGCTCCCTCGGCCGCCCCGGCACCGAGGCGCAGATCGCCGAGATCGAAGCGTGGCTCCGGTGA
- a CDS encoding dienelactone hydrolase family protein, whose product MYEPIKFPTKRGAEAPGELVAPEGVERAPAVVLIQEWWGLNGQIRHVAARLAREGFLVAIPDLYHGRWTVDPAEAQKLMEGLDWPRALDEIGSAAAYLKKHPRSNGHVGVIGFCLGGALSFASATLVPEFEAVVPFYGLAPSDKFDYAKVKAPILAHFATQDEWARADNARAVMEQMHSRGQSMELHVYEAGHAFAHESRKDVYVPEAAALAWSRSIAFLHRHLG is encoded by the coding sequence TTGTACGAACCGATCAAATTTCCAACGAAACGTGGGGCCGAAGCGCCGGGTGAGCTCGTGGCGCCCGAGGGCGTGGAGCGGGCGCCCGCGGTGGTGCTGATCCAGGAGTGGTGGGGGCTCAACGGGCAGATCCGTCACGTCGCCGCCCGCCTCGCCCGCGAGGGGTTCCTCGTCGCGATCCCCGATCTCTATCACGGGCGCTGGACCGTCGACCCCGCCGAGGCGCAGAAGCTCATGGAAGGCCTCGATTGGCCGCGGGCGCTCGACGAGATCGGCAGCGCGGCGGCCTACCTGAAGAAGCATCCGCGCAGCAACGGCCATGTCGGCGTGATCGGATTCTGCCTCGGCGGCGCGCTCTCGTTCGCGTCGGCCACGCTCGTGCCGGAGTTCGAGGCCGTCGTGCCGTTTTACGGGCTCGCCCCCTCGGACAAGTTCGATTACGCGAAGGTCAAGGCGCCGATCCTCGCGCATTTCGCCACCCAGGACGAGTGGGCCCGGGCGGACAACGCCCGCGCGGTGATGGAGCAGATGCATTCGCGCGGGCAATCCATGGAACTTCACGTCTACGAGGCCGGGCACGCGTTCGCGCACGAGTCGCGCAAGGACGTGTACGTCCCGGAGGCGGCCGCGCTCGCCTGGAGCCGCTCGATTGCTTTCTTGCACCGGCACCTCGGCTGA